TAGATAGTCAATCTATCCTGACAGAATCAGTTATTCTCATCAGCAGTGGGCCTATGGTTTTTTCATATCCAATAGCTTGGATAGTGACCCTGCGTCATGCATAAAACTGTTAGCAACTAGCAACTCTCACAATGGTCCTATGGTTAAGAGGATTTCTGTATGCCGTTCGGAAATGATGGGAAATGTAGGTCGGAAACTGGTTGACGTTTCCCAGATCTGCATGTCTGTcaaataataatcttttttttttttttttttgtttcttgaataattaacttttattaatacttctgaaattttttttacaggaccGTTGATAACCTCTGCAGTGCTCTGGAGGCTGACCAAGCACCATCTGGCCCAGCTTCCCCAGAAAATCCATCGGCCCCTCCATCCACGGATGAAACTCCGCCATTAGAACCAGTCAGGGAGGATGTCCCGGAAAATCGCACAGTGCCACAGCAGATAAGCACCCAGCCTCGTTCCTCGGGTAGACGTAGGGGTCCCCCTCCCCACGATTCTGGTTTAGATACTAGAGCCATTGTTGAAGCAAGGGTTATGGACTATTTAAACCAGAATCGTGGTGAGAGTGCGGACGAAACTATGATAAAAAGTTTAGTGCccttactaaaaaaaatacccgAGGAACGAAAAGCTCGGTGTCTATCTGCTGTGGCACTGTTGATGGACCTATTTGCAGGTCCACAAGAACCAATGCAAACTGTTCACAATTTAGAGCGGGACCGCGATGCAATGCTGAATTGGAGGCCATATGCTCCAACGTTTTCTCAGCATCCACCCCCATCTCGATTCCATCACGGAGACAGTTCATCCCTGGGGAGTTATCAATTCGAGGCTGGACACCCCAGTTCTTCACAGGCAACTCATCTCCCAAGTTCC
The Bufo gargarizans isolate SCDJY-AF-19 chromosome 2, ASM1485885v1, whole genome shotgun sequence genome window above contains:
- the LOC122927906 gene encoding uncharacterized protein LOC122927906 gives rise to the protein METRPTVDNLCSALEADQAPSGPASPENPSAPPSTDETPPLEPVREDVPENRTVPQQISTQPRSSGRRRGPPPHDSGLDTRAIVEARVMDYLNQNRGESADETMIKSLVPLLKKIPEERKARCLSAVALLMDLFAGPQEPMQTVHNLERDRDAMLNWRPYAPTFSQHPPPSRFHHGDSSSLGSYQFEAGHPSSSQATHLPSSNPGPFTRDLFEL